The genome window ACGGCAAGGACGACGCAGTGATGCCTGGCTCCGCTAGCTTCAATGTGGCCTACCAAGGCAATGGCGCAGCATACAACGTGGTGAACTACCCCACCACCAACGCCGATAACACGGCTTCATGGAGCTTCGCCGTGGGCGATTGGGACAGCAATGGCCATCGCGACCTGCTCTATGGCGGCGGCAGCGGCGCCACCTTCATGAGCGCGAATGCCGATGGTTCGCAGTACACGGAATGGAGCCCGCCCAACTACATCTTCTGCCAGCGCACCAATTTCGTTGACCTCGACAACGACGGGAACCTCGATGCGTTCACCTGCCATGATGTGGATGCGAACGTCGGCTTCATGAACAACGGGGCCGGGCTGCTCACCTTCACGCAGGGCGGCTACGGGACCACCTGCGGCAATTACGGCAGCATCTTCACCGACATCAACAACGACGGCAGCATGGACCTCTTCGTGGCCAAATGCGGTTGCGACCCGCTGGACCTGCTCATGCTGAACAACGGTACCGGCGCATACACCAATGTGGCTCCGGGGCTGGGCCTCGCCGATGGCCACCAGAGCTGGAGCAGCGCCTGGGGCGACTTCGATAATGACGGCGACATGGATGTGCTCATCGGCGCGAGCAGCGGAGTGGTGCACAAGCTCATGCGCAACAACGGCGACGGCATCTTCGTGGCGGCCACCGCCGGGAGCGGCATGGACTCCTTCACCGGCCAGAGCATCGAGTGGACCGCGCACGACTTCAACAACGACGGCTGGATCGACATCATGGGAGGCGGCGCCATCCACTACAACAACGGCGACTGGACCTTCGGGCACGACGTGGCCGCTCCGGCCAACCATTGCATCGGCGATTTCAACAGCGACGGTTTCCTCGATGTTGGCCGCACCAGCGGGTACTATCGCAACGAAGGCAATGGGAACAACTGGATCGTGGTCAAGCCGCAAGGCACCATCAGCAACCGCGACGCCATCGGTGCTCGCGTCACCATCACCAGCGCGCTGGGCACGCAGATCCGCGACATCAAGAGCGGCGACGGCTTCCGGTACATGAGCTTCATCGGTGCGCACTTCGGGCTCGGCGAAGACACGCAGGTGGATCAAGTGAGCATCCGCTGGCCCAACGGCGATATCGAGATCATCAAGAACCCGGCGATCAACACCACGCATACCGTGGTGCAAGGCACCTTCACCGAGGTCGCTGAGGCCGCTGCGGAATCATTCGGTCTCTACCCGAACCCGGCTCACGACCGCATCACGCTCACCGGCACGGCAGCCAATGCCCAAGTGGAGGTGATGGACGCCGCTGGCAAGCTGGTGCTCTCCGGCCGTCTGCTCAATGGCTCGATCTCGATCGGCGCTCTGCAAGCCGGCGCCTACGTGGCACGGGTCACCGAAGCAGGCATTGCACGGGCCGCCCGCTTCATGGTGAAGTGACCTTTGCAGGCAATTGGCCAGGGCATCTGCCTTCGGTCAGTTAGGTCATGGAATAGGGAGGCGAGCAACGCCTCCCTATTCTGTTCATAACCTGCGTTCACCCGCTCATCCTTCCGGGAAGCCGCGGCCAGACAGGGCTTCGGGTACGGCATGTGCGCCGATCAACACGCCATCGTTGGTGATCCGTTCAACCCCGTTCGTCGCGGCGTTTGGCCCCATCGGACCTTGGCGGCATGACAGCGGCGGTGTTCGAGGCGCGCTACAACAGGATCCTGCGTTCGCGCGAGCAGGGCTACGAGGAACTCTCCGATTTCCTCGGCAGACGATCCGATTTAGGGCCGCTCGTGAGGCTTGGACTCTTGCGGCGACGTGAAGTGAACAATGAGTTCCAGCGTTATCACGGTTACGTGCCTACGCTTGCCGGCGAGGAGTTCCTCCTCTACATCGCGGAGAAGGAGCTGATCCTGGTGAAACCCGGCATGTCGGCGGCCTTGTTCGCCGCAATGAAGAAGGATCCCGCACCGAAAGCCGTATTCAAGCCCACCTATGCGGAACCGACCAAGGCGCAGTTCGATTCATGGCGTGCCCAGCGGGATCAGGCTGGCCGCGATGTGTGGCGCACCCAGCGCACTGAGCAATTGCACGAAGCGCTGTATCAAGGGTTCATGGACTTCAAGGCTTTCACCGTGCGCACCGGCGTCGGCGAAGGCGTGCTGCTGAGGCTCGAACTGGCTAAGCCGCGCAGCGAGCGGCCGCATGAGAATGCACTTGCATTCGAGCTCACGAAAGAAGGACAGCGCTTTTTGCACGTGCGCAACCCTTGGGAACTGCTCCTCGTGAGGCCCGGCATGGAATTGCCGCTCTTCGAGCGCTGTGATCCGGAGCGCGCGGCCTATTGGTGCGAGCTGCCTTAGCGCCTCACTGCTTCTTCAGCTTCCCGCTCTTCCAGGCTTGGATGAACTGCGCCCAAGCGATCGGGTTGAAGAGGTTGATCGCTGGTGTGCCGCCGCTGTAGTACAACCGCGTCTGGTCCATGGCCATCTGGTACTGGTAGCTCGATGCGCCGTCGGGCGGGAGATTCTCCAGGCGCTGCATCATTTCAGCCGGAGATAGGTTCCGCATGGTCAATTGGTAGTCGTCAGCGGGTAGCCTCAGGTTCAGGAATGCATCGGCGAACTGCTCTTTTGATGGCCATGGCACCACCACCTGCTCTTTGAGCCAAATGGTATCGCGTCCCATCACATGGATCATGGAATAGCGGTTCTCCGGCAGGTCCCTGGGGATCACGTAGTTCGATCGCGTGAAACCCAGCGCGCTGAAGAGCACGGTATCGCCTTCTTGCGCGACAAAGCTGAAGTAGCCGTACACATCGCTCATGGTGCCGCGATAGGTGTCCTTCACCATGATGTTCGTGAAGGGCACCGGGAGAAGGCTATCGGTGACCACCACGCCGCTGAACTGGACCAGCCGTGGCTTTTCGGGTTGGGCGAAGGCCGGTATCGCAGAAGCTGCGAGCAGGAGCACGAGTAGGAATCGCATGGACGCCAAAGGTAGAACCGTGGGAGGGCATTGGGCTGAGCCAGGTCAATGCCGCATTCCGGTAGTTTAGCCGGCCTGAAACAGAACCATGCGCTCAGCCATGCTCATTGCCGGCCTTCTTCCGATCGGCGCTTCCGCTCAGATCACCATTGGCATGGCCGACATGCCCAGTGCTGGCGACACGGTGCGCTACGTCACATCATCCGCCGACGGATTCGATCCGGCTGAGACCGAGGCGGGTTTCATATGGGACTTCAGCGCGCTCCCTATCGGTCCTGAAGGCGCCGATACCTGCGTTACCGTAGGGAGCACGCCCTTCGCCTACCAGTTCTTCTTCAACAATCCCATCCTTTATCCGGAGCACCGTGCCGATTATGCGGTGCGCGGCCAGGACTTCGATTTCCAAGTGCTCACGGTGAGTGATGTTCGTGACTACTTCAAGCGCGACGCAGCGGGTTTCCGCAACGTGGGCTTCGGCGCCAACGTGAATGGCGTGCCCACCAGCACACGGCGCATCCCGGTGGATTGGATCCACCGTTTCCCCATGGAGTTCGGGGACATGGACACCAGTTTCAGTGAATTCACGGTCATGGTGCCGACGCTCTTCAGCTTCACCCAACGGCAATGGCGCTACAACGAGGTCGACGGCTGGGGAACCCTTTACCTGCCTGCTGACACCTTCGAGGTGCTGCGCGTAAAGAGCACCTTGGAGCGCACGGATAGCGCATATGTGGAGCAGTTCGGCCAAGGATTCACCTTCCCGGAGCCGGAGACCATCGAGTATAAATGGATCGCGCAGGGCATGGACCTGCCTGTTCTGCAGATCACCGTCGTTGCAGGCCAAGCCGCGACGGCGCGTTTCCATTATTCCCCGGTGGATATCACGACCGGAATGGGGCAGGCGAGGGCGATCGGACTCGAAGCATACCCGAACCCTGCAGAAGGCACCGTATGGCTGCGGATTCCCGAAGGCGAATGGCGGCTGCTGGAAGTGCGTGATGCGTCCGGCCGATCAGTTCGTGCCGTGAGCGTAGGTGGAGGCGCCTTGTTGGACTTGGATCTGAGCGGCCTGTCGGCTGGCACCTATTCCTTGGGGTTAATCGGCGCTTCCGGCCGGGTTTCGACGCGGCTGTGCGTGCAATAAGCGGATTCCCGGCTGTCAGCTTTGCAGTCCGTTGGTCATTGGCATGCCATGTGATCCGCGCCGCGCAGGCGAGTGCGGGTATTTTCGCGCCGTCATCACCAACCAACCATGAGGAAATACCTGGGATTGATCATCGGACTCGGCATCATCGGCGCTGTGGCGCTGTGGCTGATGTCCTACTACAACGGAACGATCACTGCTTCTGAAGCGGTGGAGAAGACATGGGGCGACGTCCTCGTTCGCTATCAGGAAAGGGCGGATAAGACCAAGAACCTGCTAGAGATCGTGAAGGGCGCTGCCGACTTCGAGCAGGAGACCCTGCGCGAGGTGATCGAGGCCCGCAGCAAGGCCTCGTCCATCAACCTCACAGCGGATCAGCTCACGCCGGAGAACCTCAAGGCCTTCGAAGAAGCGCAAGCCCAATTCACTGGTGCGCTCTCCAGGCTCATGGTCACCGTTGAGCGCTACCCGGACCTGAAGGCCGTGGCTGCCTTCCGCGACTTCCAAGCGCAATATGAAGGGATGGAGAACCGCATCAGCGTGGAACGGCGCAAATTCAATGACGCAGTACGGCTGTACAACCTGCGCGTGAAGCGCTTCCCGGGCAATATGCTTGCGGGCTTCTTCGGGTTCGCTGAGAAGGGCTATTTCCAAGCCGCGGAAGGCACCGAGAACGCCCCCGACATCTCCTTCAAGTGAGCGCGCGCACCGCCGAGGAGTTCCTGCCCGAAGCGGACCGCAAGCGCGTTGCGGAGGCCATTCGCATGGCTGAGCAGCGCACCAGCGGCGAGATCCGCGTGCATATCGAGGACCACATCGAAGAGGATGTGCTCGAGCATGCAGCCTTCATCTTCAATGAGCTCGGCATGCAGCGAACCAAGGACCGCAACGGCGTTCTCATATACGTGAGCGTCGCAGACCGCAAGGCTGCCGTGATCGGCGATAGCGGCATCAACGACCGTGTGCCGCCGAGATTCTGGCACGACGTGCTGAGCGTGATGCAGATCCACTTTGCCGCAGGCCGCCATGCCGATGGGCTGTGCGAGGCCGCCAGCATGGTGGGAGAGAAGCTCCGCGACCATCACCCTTACCAGCGGAACGACGCCGACGAACTGAGCAACGAAGTGAGCATTGGGCGATGAGGGCATTTCTGGCAACGGTTCTGGTGCTGGCATCCCTTGTTGCGGAGGCCTCGCGTTTTCCCTGTGATGCAGAGGTCCCTAGGAAGCGCCAACAGGACAAGTTGCTCTGGAGCTATGCTCCGCTGTTGGATGCCGAGGAGGAGCAGCGCATCAACGACCGGCTCGTGGCGTTCGCCCGTGAGACCAGCAATCAGGTCCTCGTGCTGATCGTGGATACCCTCTGCGGCGAAGAGCCTGCGGACTTCGCATTCGGCATCGGCGAGCGCTGGGGCATCGGGCAGAAGGGCTTCGACAATGGGATTGTCATCCTGATCAAGCCCACGGGCAGCGCAGGCAGCCGCAAGGTCTTCATCGCTACCGGTTACGGACTCGAAGGCGCAATCCCAGACGCGACCTGCCGGAGGATCGTCGATAACGAGGTGATCCCCCGATTCAAGCAAGGTGAATTCGCGCAAGGAATCGATGCTGCCTTGAACGTGATCTTCCCGCTGGCCAAAGGTGATCGACCACGCCAGCTATGGCCGCAAGCATGTGCCATGGGGCGCCGTGCTCGTGGTGATCGGGATCTTGGTGATCATGGCGGTCTCCTGGCGCAGCGGCGTGAAGCGCTATGCCCGCACCAACAGGGTCGATTTCTGGACGGCGATGTGGCTGTTGAGCCAGATGAATCGCGGTCGTGGAGGGCATCGCTCGGGCGGGTTCACCGGCGGTGGCTTCAGGGGCGGTGGCGGTTTCGGCGGCTTCGGTGGGGGAAGCTTCGGCGGCGGTGGGGCCGGCGGCAGTTGGTGATCCATCGGAGGCGGGCGGCTCCCTCCTGTACATTAGCCGCCGGATGATGCACAACGGCAGCTCAATCGCGCGTCCTGTTCTTCTGGCTTCCATGCTCGCCATTTCGGTGGCCTTTTCGCACCTTGCCGGCGCCCAGAGCGTGCAGCTGCTGCTGATCCGCGGCGATTCGCTCTTGGACGCCGATAAGCCCCAGCGCGCGCTCGACATCTTCGATCAGGCCGTGAAGCGCGAGGCTACGCCTGCCACCTTGCTTGCCCGTTCCCGGGCCTATTACAAGCTCGATCGCATGGAGCGCTTCGTGCAGGACATCGACCGCGTGCTCCGCATGGACAGCACCAATGGTGAAGCGCACTTCCAGCGCGGCATCTATTCGTTGCAGGCCAATGATAGCGACCGGGCCGAGTTCCATGGCGCCCGGGCCATTGAGCATGCGCGAAACGACCGCAGCAAGGCCAAGGCGCTCAATGTGCGCGGAGAGGCGCGTGCAGAACGGAAGCATTATGCGGAAGCCGCTGCCGACCTTGCTCAAGCCTGGGCCCTCGGCTTGGAGGATGTTCCGGCCATGCGGACGTTGGCCAGGCTCTACGATGGCGAGGGCCAGTACGCCGAGGCTCTTCGCGTGCTGGAGCGGCTCTGTGAGCTCGATCCAAGCGATATGGGCAATTGGACCAACCGCGCGAACGAGCTGAACATGCTCGGTCGGTACGAGGAAGCCATCAGCATGGCCGATCGAGCGCTCAGCTCAGATAAGGACGAGCCCGTTGCCATGAGCCACAAGGCGTACGCGCTGACCAAGCTGGAACGGGATGCGGATGCCTGGCCAGTGCTCGACCGGAGCCTGCGCAACTATCCGAGCAACCCATTCGCACTGCGCACGCGGGCCATTCTTCGCTTGCGCAAAGGCGAGCGCGCAAAGGCTTGCGACGATCTCACACTGGCAAAGGCACTCGCCGAGATTCCCGAGGTTGACCGCATGCTGATCGAGCACTGCGATGGCGAGAAGCCCAAGCGCTAGCGCGTGATGATCAGCTTTATGCGCGCACTGCCGTTGTGCTGCCCAGTGATGTTCAGGGTATAAGCTCCGGGCGCGAGGTCCCAGTCGGCGTCGAGCACCCCTGAAGACGGCCAGTTCCCCAGCACGACTACGCGCCCCGCGTGATCGATCACATCATAGGTGCCGGCCCCGATGCCCATGGCCTGCACGCGCACCATGCCATCTGATGGATTCGGGAACAGGAGCACGCGCGCCGTGGCGTCTTCAATGCCCGTGTCATCCACATAGTACAGCTCGAATACATCAAAGCCGGCTTCCACCACGTGCCCGGGACTGGAATCGGCCGTGGATGCGATCAGTCTCATGGTGGCCGTGGGCTCCAGGAAGTCACTGATCCGGTAGTCGCGGGAAAGCCAGGTCCCGTTGCTAGCGCCGTTGGCGGTTATGGTCTCCAGGGTCATCGTGGTGCTGCCATTATCCAGGCTGATCAAGAGCTGATCATTGGGGTTGCCGCTGCCGCCGCCATTCACGAACCAACGCTCGTAGCGCACGTGGGCCGCGCCGTCGCCCGTGGCATCGAATAGGGGAGAGGTGACCACTGCGCTTCCGCCATCCACGTCATTGTCCCCTGCACCGCCGCCGCTCAGGCCGGTAACAAAAGCCGATTCGCCGCAATCGGCAGCTGCGTCCGAGGATGGATTACTGGGGTCGTTGCCCAAGCTGGTGCCTTCGGGAACCCCGCGCTCCCATTGGCCTGAAGTGGCATCGCCGCTTACCGTCCAGCCCAGGTCGAGGGCGAAATCATCGGCATAGCCCGCAGGCAGCTGCACTTGGAAGCTGTTGCTCGAAGGGCTCATCGGCGCGGGCGCGATACAGGAGGTATGCCAGCCCCAGCGCCCAGCCGTGATCGAATAGCTTTCTGCGAACACGCCTTGCAGGGTGCAATTGCCGCTGGCATCAGTGGTGCCGGTGTAGCTGTATGATTGACTCTCGATCACCACTGTTGCACCTTCCACCGGAACCCCAGTGCCCTGGGTGACCACGCTGCAGGTCACATCGAATGGGACCATCGGCTCCAACTCAATCGGCAATACGGTCACCTGGCCGTTCACGAGCTGCACACCATTGATGGTGGCTGGGTAGTATCCCGGAGCTGAAGCGATGACCGTATAGCTTCCTGCCGTGGCGAAGCCCGTGGCATACTGGCCGCTTACGTCAGTGTTGTCCGTTGCGGAAGTGCCGGAGATCTGCACCGTGGCATTGCCCACCGGGGCCGAAGTCACTGCATTCGTCACAGGGCCTTCGAGCCAGCATGCTTGCACGTAGGTGGGCGCGAGCACGAAAAGCCCACGTTGCATGTCGGAGATGATCAGGTTGCCTGATGGGAAATAGGGATACACGCCCCAGGCTCCGCTGAACCCATCACCGGAAAGCGGAGTGGTGTCATAATGGCCCACCTCCACCATGTTGTGCGGATCGCTCACATCGTAGATGGTAACGCCGAAGGTGTAGTAGGAGGTGACGGCATATCCATTCAGCCAGTAGGTGTTGTGGGGGATGGCACCGGAGCCATTGTCGCTGCGCAAGCGGTCCACTTCGGTAATGTCCGTGGGGTCGCTCACATCATAGGCGCCCACATAGGCATTGGTTCGCTCGTCGGTGGTGAAGAGGTAATCGCCGCTTGAATCGAGCCAGGTGTTGTGCGTGAAATCACTGGGTGTGTTCTTGGTGCCGAGCAGCACAGGAGCCGAGGGGTCCGAGACATCGACGATGGAGAAGAACCCGTCGTAAATGTGGCCGGCATAGAGCGTATCGCCGCGGGCGAAGCTGTCGTGGCAATACCATGTGTCGAATTCGCCCACCTCCACCGGGTTCATCGGGTCCTGCGTGAGGTCGTACATGATAACGCCGCCATTTCCGCGGTTGGCGCCATGAATGAACAGACGCCCGTTCTCGTCGATGAAAAGCGAGTGCGAGGTGGTCCAGCCCGGTGCGTCCCACACGATGGCGGGCAGGTTGGTGCTCTGTGGCAGCGGGCTCAGGTCAACAATGGTTAGTTCACCGTCGGCGGCCTCCGTGGTCACATAGGCGTAGTCGCCCCAGACTTTGATCTCGCGCCAGATGCTCGCGGGCCCCGGGAAGAAGAAGATCTCCTGCGGGTCCGTAGGGTCGGCGAGGCTTACCACGCTAAGGCCACCGGGGTTCTGGTCATCCGTTCCGCAAACGCCCATCAGCGCGTATTCGTTGCCGAACTCGTCCGTATAGCCCCAGAGGTTGCTGAGGTTGCTGTTGCGGAGCACCTGGTAATCGAGTTGCCCCACGAAATCGATGTTCAGCTGGGCCGTGGAAGCGAACGCGGGAATCAAGGCGGCGGAAAGGAGGATGGCTCTCATGGGGGTACTGATCGTGCCAATGTAGGGGCTGCTGCCATGCATTCAGGGCCGGGCTTGAGATAGGATCCTTGCGTTACGATGAAGGCGTGCGGTCAGCCGACGAGCGCAGCGGGTATCTTGGCCCGCCCTAGAAGCCATGCCCGACATACTCTGCACCACCGATCTCACCCCAGCAGCAGACACCGCCTTGCTGCATGCCCTGGCCCTCGGCGACCGCTTGGGCGCTCGCGTAAGCCTGCTCCATGTGCTGGGCAAGAACGATCGGGACAACGATGCGAAGGATCGTGTGGAGGCGGCCATCCGGACCCGTGCCGAACAAGCCGGAGGTGGACAAGTGCGCATCCTCTTGCCGGATGGCGATTTCATGGAAGAGATCGCCGCCGAGAGCGGGCGCGGGCACTTGCTGGTGGTGATGGGAACCCACGGCCCAAGGGGCTTGAGGCAGTCCATCTTCGGAGCCGATATCCTGAAACTCGTGCGACGCTCGGCCGTGCCTTGCTACGTGGTGCAAGCTGAAAGCCCAGTGGACAAGGAACTCAGCAGGATCGTGATGCCTGTGGCAGGCCACCAGGACATCGAGCGCCTCATCGATACCGTTTGCATTCAGGCCAAAGCGTGGGCGGCGGAAGTGGATGTGTTCCAGCTCGTCCGGCCTGGTGAACAGCCCAGCGATATCCTCCTGAAGAACAAGCTGCGGATGCTGGAGCGCTTGGAGCAAGAAGGCATCCGTCATCGTGAGGTGAACGAGCCTTCCACCTCGTTCAGCGTGGGTTTCGCCAAGGCCACCATCGAATACGCACAGCGCGCGGGTGCGGGTGCCATCGCGATCATGGCGAAAGCCAGTGATGAGTTCCGCTACATTGCCGATGCAGAAAAGGAACGGATCCTGGCCAACGAGGCGCGCATCCCGGTGATTTGCGCCTGAGTTGCATGGGCGTTGGGGCCCTTTCAGTTACTTTCGTTGTCCGTTTCCACCGCCCGTCTGACAATTCCCATGCGAATAGGCCTCCTTTTTCCGGCGTACTTGATCGGTTTGCGCTTGGCTTGCCAATTCGCAGCTCCCATCACGGCTGTCCCCAATGGCGGTTTCGATGCCTTCGAGGCCATCGATGCGGATCACGATGGCGATCCGGACTTGGTGCGCATGGAGTTCGGCGTGGGTCTCGTGAGCTATCCCAATTCTGATGGCCAAGGAAGCTTCGGCACCAGTGAACTTCTCGTTCCGATGACCGAGGGGTCCGTGATCTGGGCCATTGCCGACGTCACTGGAGATGGAGCGCCTGACATCGTGCATGCGTTCTTAGATAGCCTATTCCTTTCCGTGAATGATGGCGGCGGTTCATTCGGAGAATCGGTGCTGGTCTGGGATTTCTCAGGTGAACCCATTGACCTGCTCCAGATCGCCTTGGCCGAACTCACCGGCGATGGCTTGCTGGATATGGTGCTCGTGACTGCTCCGGGCATCGAGGAGAAGCAGCTTCGGTTTGCCCCGAACACCGGGATCGGATTCGGCCCTTTCGAGCCCATCGGACCTGTGATCACCGGCGCCCTGCCCGAATTCGTGCTGCACGGCGACCTTGATCTTGCGGGCGGCATTGACTTGCTGGTGCAGGACGGCAGCAATTCCGTGCTGGTGCTGCGCAATGTCGAGGGCGATGGCTCGGTTTGGTCTGTGGACACCCTGGCCCTGCCCAATGCGCCGGATTGGTTCATGAAACCCAAGCTCATGGATGTTGATGGCGATGGTGATCTGGACATCGTGGAGACAGCCATGAGTTCGGTCCATTGGCGGGAGAATCCGCTGGATGAGGGAGGACAATGGGGGGAGTGGCCATTGGTGCAGTTGGAATCGTGGCTCAGTGGAGGTCCATCCGCCTTTGGGAACCTGGGCTGCGGTGCCGGATTAGGCTACGTCTGCGTGCCCTCCAATCCCGCTGAACTGCCGCGCTATGCGCATTGGGTGGAGCCGGTGGATGGGTTTAGCTTCAAGCGGGAACTGCCTGATCTGCCGCGTGGAGAGCAACTCCTCATGGCCGATTTCAATGTCGATGGCCGCGATGATTTGCTCATGCGCATCGAACAGGATTGGCTGCTGTTGCTCAATGTGACCGAGGCCCCGTCAGAACCCGCCATCCTGCCGCAACTTCCAACATTGTGCAGGATTGGGGCTGAATTGTCGCTTCCTGATGGACAACCTGCTCAAGGTCAATGGAATGGAGTTGGTGTATTCGAGAATCAATTCTTGCGCACCCTATTGCCAGGTGCCGGCACTTTCAACCTGCGTTACACTGCATACGAAGCGGCTGGCTGCGCTGTTGGCGGTGTGGAGTCCATCGCGGTGGTCGATCAACCATTGATCAGCCCCTTCATCGGTGGGTCTTATTGCCGGAATGAGGCACCGATCCAACTAAGCGCAACGCCTTCTGAAGTCACGTGGTATGGCATCGAGCAGGATGGCGTCTTCGACCCGGCGACTTTTCAAGGGAGTTTCATCGTGGCCGAATTCGTGGATGTGACCGGCGAGGCCTGTGCGGCGGAGTCCTTTCCCATTCTTATGCAGTCCCCCTTGCCGGTCAGCATCAATCCAGTTGGTCCGTTCTGCGTGAACAGCGGGCCCCAGTTGATTACCGGAAGCACGGTTGCTTTCGATTTTGAGTGGTCGGGCGATATCGTGTCGTGGAATACCTCTGGCGCCGTTTTCTCGCCAGCCCAAGGGCCTGGTACCTATACCGTCATACTCACGGCCAATCCTTCAGGCCCCACGCAATGCCCTGGTTACGATACGATCCAGGTCGTTGTGAATGACCAGTTCCCCGACATCGAAATCAGTGAGATCCCTGTGCTTTGCGCCGTAAGCGGTCCGGTTGACCTGGACCTTTATGCAACGCCCCAAGGAGGTATTTGGGCCGGACCTGGGGTGAGCAACGGCGGCTTTGATCCCGCAACCGTTCCCGCCGGAGCCTATTTAGTCACCTACACCGCCAACCTCGAAGGATGCTTGGCCTCACAGGTCGCATCCATCAAGGTTCTCGACGAGGCGGAGGTGACGCCATCAGCAAGCCTCGAACTCTGTCCGGGCGATGATCCGCTCCAGTTCACCGGTTTCCCGGAAGGCGGCTCTTGGAATGCCCCGATCGATGCGAATGGCCAATTCGACCCCTCTACGGCTCAAGCAGGTGCATATGCCGTGGTTTACACATGGGTCGGTCTTGATGGCTGCGTGCTCAATGCCCCCGAACAGACCATTTCGGTGCTCACCACCACAACGGTCGAGATTGAACCCGTCGGGGTGCTTTGCGATGATCTTGAAGCCGTGCCGATCTCTGGTTTTCCGGGCGGCATTTGGAGCGGAGCCGCAGTGGGTGAAGGCGAGGTCGTGATGGTGAACCCCGTTGCGCTCGGGCCAGGCCAATGGCCGCTCACGCTCACAGCAAGCGAGCCGGGGCAATGCCCAGGCAGCAGCACGGTTGACCTTGTGGTGGAAGTCTGCACCGGTGGACCAGAGCTGGAGGTTGCGCTTGCTGAGGCTTTGCCGAATCCCTTCAACGAGGAAATCGTGCTCCGAATAGGGTCAATCGGCCTGCTGCACCTTGAGCTTTTTGACGCTGCCGGCCGTCTGGTTGGGAGTTACGGCCAACAACAGGCTGGTGGGCGCTTGGTGCTTGACCATTCCGGGGCCATGCCAGGAGCATATTTCCTCAGGCTTACGCCCGAAGCCGGTGCACCGGAGGTTTTGCGGTTGGTGAAGCTTTGATCTGCAGTTTTCCAGCACTTAAGGGCGTTCCGATTTGGCCGGATCGCCAAGGCCCTTACTTTCGGAACCGCCTATTAACCAACGCGCCATGATTGCTACCCAGATCCGCCAGAAGGACGCCAGCTTCTACTTCGTTTCCTATCCGGCAGAGGATATCCTTCGCCGCGTCCGCTTCATCAGCCGCTTCTACGCTGAAGGAGAGAAGAGCATCGCTCCTGAGGAAGCCAAGAAAGGGGATGACATCGCTGGATTCATCCAGAAGATCGAACGCAGCGATGCCGCCTTCCAGCGCACCATGTCGCATGGCAAGATCAAGGCGATCCGGAACTTCTATGAAACAGCCGTGGCTCAGCCGCCGATTCCCGGAACCGTGCTGCTCTTCAGCAGCGACATCCTCGATTTCTCGCCCATCGGCAACACCAAGAACGTGGGCGACCTGAAGGAGCCCAAGGACAAGTACCTGATCATCGATGGGCAACACCGCTTGGCCGCGCTCGAGTTCTACATGCGCTCGCATCCCCAGGAGGCCAAGACCATCCACGTGCCGTGCATCATCTTCGACGGCGAGAGCGAGGATTTCGCCGCCGAGATGTTCGTGATCATCAACAG of Flavobacteriales bacterium contains these proteins:
- a CDS encoding DGQHR domain-containing protein, yielding MIATQIRQKDASFYFVSYPAEDILRRVRFISRFYAEGEKSIAPEEAKKGDDIAGFIQKIERSDAAFQRTMSHGKIKAIRNFYETAVAQPPIPGTVLLFSSDILDFSPIGNTKNVGDLKEPKDKYLIIDGQHRLAALEFYMRSHPQEAKTIHVPCIIFDGESEDFAAEMFVIINSTPTRINKSHLIDLYERVSWRGASLGGARIRERGEGERCQCDEALPDPAGVLQGRQGCLRRHLGRSPLPCHQTGHHQGAYPRVR